The Brassica oleracea var. oleracea cultivar TO1000 chromosome C6, BOL, whole genome shotgun sequence genome includes a region encoding these proteins:
- the LOC106297531 gene encoding uncharacterized protein LOC106297531: protein MEWANGQGADNLRPQQPQRQARAIGTHDEPNIHGHRADIRAPAVENNNFEIKSRLINMIQSNKYHGLALEDPLDHLDNFDKLCGATKINGVSEDAFKIRSQLDTASNGYFLGRSEADALELVENMAKSDSVYSDEHDRSNRGSGGDDTNTKRELKSLQEKMDMLLLDKAKQEKVNFVGEKKKEWTAVLNEVDGLEALENQFASMSSNSKRPMGSLPGTSEQNPKETMKSITLRSGKQLPPRTLIRDNEKQDGEVVINVDDDVVIVDEKTNEEILEKIVEAKRKKKFGEEKKVVNKNEAATSSKGAPFIPPPYEAKLSFHGRFKRQLLEQYKALFEKQMSEVQITMPIIDAFMLVPQYNKFLKDAVTKKKKEMEGMVVLTHECSAIIQRLTIPKKLEDPGSFTLPCAIGQLAFEKCLCDLGASVSLMPLSIAKRLGFTQYKKCRLSLVLVDRSVKIPIGILEDLPVMVGNCEIPTDFVVLKMDEEPTDPLILGRPFLATAGAVVNVKEGKIDLHLGKGNTLHFDIKEVMKNPTT, encoded by the exons ATGGAGTGGGCAAATGGCCAAGGAGCTGACAACCTTAGGCCACAACAGCCACAGCGCCAAGCTAGAGCTATTGGCACCCATGATGAGCCTAATATCCATGGGCATAGAGCTGACATCAGAGCACCAGCTGTGGAAAACAACAACTTTGAGATCAAGTCAAGGCTGATAAACATGATCCAGAGCAACAAGTACCATGGTCTTGCCTTGGAGGATCCACTAGACCACTTGGATAACTTTGATAAGCTGTGTGGAGCTACAAAGATCAATGGTGTCTCTGAAGATGCATTCAAGATAAG AAGTCAGCTTGATACTGCTAGCAATGGTTACTTCTTGGGAAGAAGTGAAGCAGATGCTTTGGAGCTTGTAGAGAACATGGCTAAGAGTGATTCAGTCTACAGTGATGAGCATGATAGAAGCAACAGAGGCAGTGGAGGTGATGATACAAACACCAAGAGAGAGTTAAAATCTCTACAAGAAAAGATGGATATGCTTCTCTTGGATAAAGCTAAACAAGAGAAGGTGAACTTTGTTGGTGAGAAGAAAAAAGAATGGACTGCTGTGCTTAATGAAGTTGATGGTCTAGAAG CTTTGGAGAACCAGTTTGCTTCAATGAGTAGTAACTCCAAACGTCCTATGGGATCACTTCCCGGAACTTCTGAGCAAAACCCCAAGGAGACAATGAAATCCATCACCCTAAGGAGTGGTAAACAATTGCCTCCTAGAACTCTCATTAGGGATAATGAGAAGCAAGATGGGGAGGTGGTCATCAATGTGGATGATGATGTGGTTATTGTGGATGAGAAAACCAATGAAGAGATCTTGGAGAAGATAGTTGAAGCTAAAAGGAAAAAAAAGTTTGGAGAAGAGAAGAAGGTTGTGAACAAAAATGAAGCTGCCACTTCATCAAAAGGAGCTCCATTCATTCCTCCTCCATATGAAGCAAAACTTTCCTTCCATGGTAGATTCAAGAGACAGCTTTTGGAGCAATACAAAGCCTTGTTTGAGAAGCAAATGAGTGAAGTTCAGATCACCATGCCCATTATTGATGCCTTCATGCTAGTGCCTCAATACAACAAGTTCCTCAAGGATGCTGTAACCAAGAAGAAGAAAGAGATGGAAGGGATGGTAGTTCTCACCCATGAATGCAGTGCTATTATACAGCGGTTAACCATCCCCAAGAAGCTTGAAGATCCAGGAAGCTTCACTCTACCTTGTGCCATTGGGCAATTGGCTTTTGAGAAGTGTCTATGTGATTTGGGAGCAAGTGTGAGCCTTATGCCTCTTTCCATTGCAAAAAGGCTTGGGTTTACACAATACAAGAAGTGTAGGCTCTCTCTTGTGCTAGTTGATCGCTCAGTGAAGATTCCCATTGGTATCCTAGAAGATCTCCCTGTTATGGTTGGAAATTGTGAGATTCCTACAGATTTTGTGGTATTGAAGATGGATGAAGAACCAACAGATCCTTTGATATTAGGGAGACCTTTCTTGGCTACAGCAGGAGCTGTTGTGAATGTTAAGGAAGGGAAGATTGATCTTCATCTTGGCAAAGGGAACACTTTGCATTTTGACATCAAAGAGGTGATGAAGAATCCCACTACCTAA
- the LOC106296359 gene encoding 60S ribosomal protein L9-1 codes for MKTILSSETMDIPESVSIKVHAKVIAVEGPRGKLVRDFKHLNLDFQLIKDAETGKRKLKIDSWFGSRKSSASIRTALSHVDNLITGVTRGFRYKMRFVYAHFPINASIGGDSKSIEIRNFLGEKKVRKVEMLDGVTIVRSEKVKDEIVLDGNDIELVSRSCALINQKCHVKKKDIRKFLDGIYVSEKSKIVEEE; via the exons ATGAAGACGATCCTTTCTTCCGAGACGATGGACATCCCCGAGAGCGTCAGCATCAAGGTTCACGCTAAGGTGATCGCAGTCGAAGGACCCCGCGGCAAGCTCGTTCGCGACTTCAAGCATCTCAACCTCGATTTCCAGCTCATCAAGGACGCCGAGACTGGGAAGAGGAAGCTCAAGATCGACTCGTGGTTCGGATCTCGCAAATCAAGTGCATCCATCAGAACAGCTCTTAGCCACGTCGATAACCTCATCACCGGTGTGACCAGAGGTTTCAGGTACAAGATGAGGTTCGTGTATGCTCATTTTCCCATCAACGCTTCCATCGGCGGTGACAGCAAGTCCATTGAGATCCGTAACTTCCTTGGGGAGAAGAAG GTGAGGAAGGTAGAGATGTTGGATGGTGTAACCATTGTTCGGTCTGAGAAAGTTAAGGATGAGATTGTTCTTGACGGAAATGACATCGAGCTTGTCTCAAGGTCATGCGCCCTAATCAACCAG AAATGTCACGTGAAGAAGAAGGATATCAGGAAGTTCCTCGACGGTATCTATGTTAGCGAGAAGAGCAAGATTGTTGAAGAGGAATAG